One window of Mesorhizobium sp. PAMC28654 genomic DNA carries:
- a CDS encoding DUF4864 domain-containing protein — translation MRRAFLAFALVSLLFESPALAGDAEVKAAQTVIDGQLKAFIANDGARAYSFAAPNVKQIFPTADLFMSMVTNGYPPVRKPQTYSFGKVQETGPTSIVQQVLIVGPDGKDYEAVYTLQQQPDGTFQITGCSLRAANSLST, via the coding sequence ATGCGTCGAGCATTTCTCGCATTCGCACTCGTTTCACTGCTCTTCGAGTCGCCGGCGCTGGCCGGGGATGCTGAAGTCAAGGCCGCACAGACCGTCATCGACGGCCAACTGAAGGCCTTCATCGCCAATGACGGCGCGCGCGCCTACAGTTTCGCCGCACCGAACGTGAAACAGATTTTCCCAACCGCCGACCTGTTCATGAGCATGGTCACCAACGGTTACCCGCCGGTACGCAAGCCGCAGACCTATTCCTTCGGCAAGGTGCAGGAGACGGGCCCGACATCGATCGTCCAGCAGGTGCTGATCGTGGGACCCGACGGCAAGGACTATGAAGCGGTCTACACGCTCCAGCAGCAGCCCGATGGCACGTTCCAGA
- a CDS encoding DsbA family protein produces MSGQIHRRAFLKVAASFAVLAPLPAWAGAAQVPFDPAIPALGNPRGNVTIAEFVDYQCPICKLTYVELKRLIAEDHGIRLVMKDWPIFGDASRDAARMALSAGPHYARAVNALMASGQGLSEHRTNEILASAGVDVTKVRAGLAARQPKIDAVLSRNGAQASAFGLRGTPALVIGGTLYRHGMSVADLKLAVAKARAA; encoded by the coding sequence ATGTCTGGACAGATTCATCGACGTGCCTTTCTGAAAGTTGCCGCAAGCTTTGCGGTTCTGGCTCCTTTGCCCGCATGGGCAGGCGCCGCCCAAGTGCCCTTCGATCCGGCGATTCCCGCACTCGGTAATCCTCGAGGTAATGTGACAATTGCCGAATTCGTCGATTATCAGTGCCCCATCTGCAAGCTCACCTATGTCGAATTGAAAAGGCTTATCGCCGAGGATCATGGCATCCGGTTGGTGATGAAGGATTGGCCGATCTTCGGTGATGCTTCGCGCGACGCGGCCCGCATGGCGCTCTCCGCCGGCCCACACTATGCCAGGGCGGTGAATGCCCTCATGGCCAGCGGGCAAGGACTTTCCGAACACCGCACGAACGAGATCCTCGCTTCCGCCGGCGTTGATGTGACCAAGGTGCGTGCCGGCCTGGCTGCTCGTCAGCCGAAGATCGATGCCGTCCTCTCCCGCAATGGCGCCCAGGCAAGCGCCTTCGGGCTGCGCGGCACGCCGGCATTGGTGATCGGCGGGACCTTGTACCGGCACGGCATGTCCGTGGCGGACCTCAAGCTTGCTGTTGCCAAGGCACGGGCTGCCTGA
- a CDS encoding Lrp/AsnC ligand binding domain-containing protein yields MRAFFVQIKCDLGKAYQVASALADAEIASEIYSTAGNYDLLAKFYVDDEEDIGHFVNEKVQILPGIKDTFTVVTFRAF; encoded by the coding sequence ATGAGAGCGTTTTTCGTGCAGATCAAATGCGACCTAGGCAAGGCCTATCAAGTGGCCAGTGCGCTCGCGGATGCCGAGATCGCCTCGGAGATCTACTCGACCGCCGGCAACTACGATCTGCTCGCCAAATTCTATGTCGATGACGAAGAGGACATTGGCCACTTCGTCAATGAGAAGGTGCAGATTCTTCCAGGCATCAAGGATACGTTCACGGTCGTTACCTTCCGAGCGTTCTGA
- a CDS encoding circularly permuted type 2 ATP-grasp protein: MAAFDEMLPEVSGLRKPYSAYDRWLKEQDPARLTEKMQDAERVFRKTGITFAVYGEQDASERLIPFDIVPRIISGNEWRRLTQGIEQRVQALNAFLDDIYHRQEILRAGRVPKELIAKNEAFLPEMIGVRPPAGVYTHIIGVDIVRISENEFYVLEDNARTPSGVSYMLENRETMMQLFPELFQQIKVRPVENYPQLLRQSLAAVRPQSTKGAPTIAVLTPGSYNSAYFEHAFLADQMGVQLVEGQDLRVVDGHVAMRTTEGYKQIDVLYRRVDDSFLDPLTFRPDSALGVPGIMDVYRAGNITIANAPGTGIADDKAIYSYMPEIVEFYTGRKAILGNIPTWRCSEPDSLKYVLEHIDELVIKEVHGSGGYGMLVGPAATKKECEDFSKKLAAKPSNYIAQPTLALSTCPILTDKGLAPRHVDLRPYVLVSDRIQIVPGGLTRVALKEGSLVVNSSQGGGTKDTWVLDD, encoded by the coding sequence TTGGCAGCGTTCGATGAAATGCTTCCGGAAGTCTCCGGATTGAGAAAACCGTATTCGGCTTACGATCGCTGGCTGAAGGAGCAGGATCCGGCCAGGCTTACGGAGAAGATGCAGGATGCCGAGCGCGTCTTCCGCAAGACCGGCATCACCTTCGCCGTCTATGGCGAACAGGACGCCTCCGAACGGCTGATCCCGTTCGATATTGTTCCCCGCATCATTTCCGGCAATGAATGGCGGCGGCTCACGCAAGGCATCGAGCAGCGCGTGCAGGCGCTGAATGCCTTTCTCGACGACATCTACCACCGCCAGGAAATCCTGCGTGCCGGGCGCGTTCCCAAGGAACTGATCGCCAAGAACGAAGCATTCTTGCCGGAGATGATCGGCGTGCGGCCGCCGGCTGGCGTCTACACCCACATCATCGGCGTCGACATCGTCCGCATCAGCGAGAACGAATTCTACGTGCTGGAGGACAATGCGCGCACGCCGTCCGGCGTTTCCTACATGCTGGAGAACCGCGAGACGATGATGCAGCTCTTTCCGGAGCTGTTCCAGCAGATCAAGGTACGGCCCGTCGAAAACTATCCGCAGCTCCTGCGCCAGTCACTGGCGGCAGTACGACCGCAGAGCACCAAGGGTGCGCCGACCATCGCCGTGCTGACGCCAGGCAGCTACAACTCCGCCTATTTCGAGCATGCCTTCCTGGCCGACCAGATGGGCGTGCAGCTTGTCGAAGGCCAGGATCTACGGGTCGTCGACGGCCACGTCGCCATGCGAACGACAGAAGGCTACAAGCAGATCGACGTGCTCTATCGCCGCGTCGACGATTCCTTCCTCGATCCGCTGACCTTCCGTCCGGATTCAGCGCTTGGCGTCCCGGGCATCATGGATGTCTATCGCGCCGGCAACATCACCATCGCCAATGCGCCGGGAACTGGCATCGCCGACGACAAGGCGATCTATTCCTACATGCCCGAGATCGTTGAGTTCTACACCGGCCGCAAGGCGATCCTCGGCAACATCCCGACTTGGCGCTGCTCGGAACCGGACAGCCTGAAATACGTCCTCGAACACATCGACGAACTGGTGATCAAGGAAGTGCATGGCTCCGGCGGCTACGGCATGCTGGTCGGACCGGCGGCGACCAAGAAGGAGTGCGAGGATTTCTCCAAGAAACTCGCGGCGAAACCGTCCAACTACATCGCCCAGCCGACCCTGGCGCTGTCGACCTGCCCGATCCTGACGGATAAGGGCCTGGCGCCCCGTCACGTCGATCTGAGGCCCTACGTACTGGTTTCCGACCGCATCCAGATCGTCCCAGGCGGCCTGACGCGCGTCGCGCTCAAGGAAGGCTCGCTGGTCGTCAACTCATCGCAAGGCGGCGGCACCAAGGATACGTGGGTGCTGGATGACTGA
- a CDS encoding alpha-E domain-containing protein: MLLGRTANGLYWMNRYIERAENMARLVDAGLRMALTRTQSASEEWNSVLLSAGSDVAFTQRYSDYTAANVADFLLRDTSNPSSTMASIETARSNARMVRTALTRETWESINEAWMSLKRMLAKPIDERDLPSVLDAIKRETALIRGSFYGTMLRNEIFDFSQLGTYVERADNTARILDVKYYVLLPSISWVGSTLDNYQWESILRSVSAHRSYRWVYDADYKPTNIADYLILNVRMPRSLTFCYRFLTEHLKFLGDDYGERHACHATAEKTQAMLRTGSIKDIFDTGLHEFLANFILDNTKLGDEIAQDYRFN, encoded by the coding sequence ATGCTTCTCGGCCGCACCGCCAACGGGCTTTACTGGATGAACCGCTACATCGAGCGGGCCGAGAACATGGCGCGGCTTGTCGATGCCGGCTTGCGCATGGCGCTGACCCGTACCCAGAGCGCGTCGGAAGAGTGGAACTCGGTGCTGCTCAGTGCCGGCTCCGACGTGGCCTTCACGCAGAGATATTCGGACTACACCGCCGCCAACGTTGCCGACTTCCTGTTGCGCGACACGTCGAACCCTTCGAGCACGATGGCCTCGATCGAGACGGCCCGCAGCAATGCCCGTATGGTGCGCACCGCGCTGACACGCGAAACCTGGGAAAGCATCAACGAAGCCTGGATGTCGCTGAAGCGGATGCTGGCCAAGCCGATCGACGAACGCGACCTGCCTAGTGTCCTTGATGCGATCAAGCGCGAGACGGCGCTGATCCGCGGCTCGTTCTACGGCACCATGTTGCGCAACGAGATCTTCGACTTCTCGCAGCTCGGCACCTATGTCGAGCGGGCCGACAACACGGCGCGCATTCTCGATGTGAAATACTACGTGCTGCTGCCGTCCATCTCCTGGGTCGGTTCGACGCTCGACAATTACCAGTGGGAATCGATCCTGCGCTCGGTATCGGCGCATCGCTCCTATCGCTGGGTCTATGACGCCGATTACAAGCCGACGAACATCGCGGATTATCTGATCCTCAATGTTCGCATGCCGCGTTCCCTGACCTTCTGCTACCGCTTCCTGACCGAGCACCTGAAATTCCTGGGCGACGATTACGGCGAGCGGCATGCCTGCCACGCCACGGCTGAGAAGACGCAGGCCATGCTGAGAACCGGCTCGATCAAGGACATATTCGATACCGGCCTGCACGAATTCCTGGCCAATTTCATTCTCGACAACACCAAGCTCGGCGACGAGATCGCGCAAGATTATCGGTTCAACTGA
- a CDS encoding transglutaminase family protein, whose amino-acid sequence MRLKITHRTEYRYDAPVQYLLQRLRLLPVSGPTQTVLSWGLNIEGAREEVRFVDHFGNDTRLLSVEGDRDFITVEAAGEVVTRDTAGVSGPHQGFAPLWLFGHETPLTMIGGGIRELAASIGKGTDIERLHRLMAVIGERVAYTPGTTNAATPAEEALALKTGVCQDHSHIFVAAARAMGFPARYVSGYLMMDAAVEQAASHAWAEAHVSGLGWVAFDAANGISPDERYVKVATGRDYRDATPVSGIRLGQAEEQLAVTVTVEQ is encoded by the coding sequence ATGCGGCTGAAGATCACACACCGGACCGAATACCGCTACGATGCGCCGGTGCAATATCTGTTGCAGCGGTTGCGGCTGCTTCCCGTCAGCGGGCCGACACAGACGGTGTTGTCCTGGGGGCTGAATATAGAGGGCGCGCGCGAAGAAGTGCGATTTGTCGATCATTTTGGCAACGACACACGGCTTTTGAGCGTCGAAGGCGATCGCGATTTCATCACGGTCGAGGCGGCTGGCGAAGTGGTGACAAGGGACACGGCCGGCGTGTCCGGGCCGCACCAGGGTTTTGCGCCGCTCTGGCTGTTTGGCCACGAAACGCCGCTGACAATGATCGGCGGCGGCATTCGCGAACTCGCGGCGTCGATCGGCAAGGGCACCGATATCGAAAGGTTGCACCGGCTGATGGCGGTCATCGGCGAGCGTGTCGCCTATACGCCGGGCACCACCAATGCGGCGACGCCCGCCGAGGAGGCACTGGCGCTCAAAACCGGGGTCTGCCAGGATCACAGCCATATCTTTGTCGCCGCCGCTCGCGCCATGGGGTTTCCTGCCCGCTACGTCAGCGGCTATCTGATGATGGACGCGGCGGTCGAGCAGGCGGCAAGCCATGCCTGGGCCGAGGCGCATGTTTCGGGCCTTGGCTGGGTTGCGTTCGACGCCGCCAACGGCATTTCTCCAGACGAGCGCTATGTGAAGGTTGCAACCGGCCGCGACTACCGGGACGCCACGCCGGTGTCGGGAATTCGGCTTGGACAAGCGGAAGAACAACTTGCGGTCACCGTCACGGTAGAGCAGTAA